The following are from one region of the Halorussus rarus genome:
- a CDS encoding CBS pair associated ParBc domain-containing protein: MDVAAADGGTADGKPTVKDYMTREVATVSPDATVEEVARRIVESDEHNGYPVCDGRRVEGFVNARDLLLADDQEPIFKVMSKDLIVAHPDMDVNDAARVILRSGIQKLPVVDDAGNLVGIISNTDFIRSQIERATPEKVGKLMRTLESIHDTKVEQTRREVPLADLTPTQGKVYADELEGRTYELERGLAEPLVVIDSAPEGGVSGDGERELLLADGHHRVMAADRLDVDEMDAYVILVDDDVDLGMAKTAEKEGLESLDDVQVVDYARHPLVETTKRLQ, encoded by the coding sequence ATGGACGTGGCGGCAGCCGACGGCGGGACCGCCGACGGGAAGCCGACGGTCAAGGACTACATGACCCGCGAGGTGGCGACGGTGTCGCCCGACGCCACCGTCGAGGAGGTCGCGCGTCGCATCGTCGAGAGCGACGAACACAACGGCTACCCGGTCTGCGACGGCCGGCGGGTCGAGGGGTTCGTCAACGCCAGGGACCTCCTGCTCGCCGACGACCAGGAGCCCATCTTCAAGGTGATGAGCAAGGACCTCATCGTGGCCCACCCCGACATGGACGTCAACGACGCCGCCCGGGTCATCCTCCGGTCGGGCATCCAGAAGCTCCCGGTGGTCGACGACGCGGGCAACCTCGTGGGCATCATCTCGAACACCGACTTCATCCGCTCGCAGATCGAGCGCGCGACCCCCGAGAAGGTCGGCAAGCTGATGCGGACCCTCGAGTCCATCCACGACACGAAGGTCGAGCAGACCCGCCGGGAGGTCCCACTCGCCGACCTGACCCCGACCCAGGGGAAGGTGTACGCCGACGAGCTCGAGGGGCGGACCTACGAGCTCGAGCGGGGCCTGGCCGAACCGCTGGTGGTCATCGACAGCGCTCCCGAGGGCGGCGTTTCGGGCGACGGCGAGCGCGAACTGCTGCTCGCCGACGGCCACCACCGGGTGATGGCGGCCGACCGACTCGACGTCGACGAGATGGACGCCTACGTCATCCTTGTGGACGACGACGTCGACCTCGGGATGGCCAAGACCGCCGAGAAGGAGGGGCTGGAGTCGCTCGACGACGTCCAGGTGGTCGACTACGCCCGCCACCCGCTGGTCGAGACTACCAAGCGTCTGCAGTGA
- a CDS encoding acyl-CoA mutase large subunit family protein, which produces MFDDDDLAEIRDAKEEWEEETLDPVLDAYGERRDRFATVSNLEVDRLYTPEDVADLDYEEDLGFPGEDPYTRGVYPTMYRGRTWTMRQFAGFGTAEETNERFHYLIDEGQTGLSTAFDMPSLMGKDSDDPLSDGEVGKEGVAVDTLRDMEILFDGIDLGEVSTSFTINPSAPVIYAMYIALADQQGVPRDEIRGTLQNDMLKEFIAQKEWVIPPEPSLDIVTDTVEFAVEETPKIKPVSISGYHIREAGSTAIQELAFTLADGFAYVEDAMDRGLDVDEFAPQLSFFFNSHNSIFEEVAKFRAARRIYANVMDEWYGAEAEASKQLKFHTQTAGQSLTAQQPLNNVVRVTIQALAGVLGGTQSLHTNSFDEALALPSEEAVRVALRTQQIIADESGAADIADPLGGSFAVESLTDETEEKAMAYIEEIKEMGDGSVRDGVLAGIEQGYFHREIQDASYEYQERVEEGEETVVGVNKYEIEEDTRPDILTVDEDVQERQLERLAQVKAERDDAAVEAALDDLDDAIQSDENVMPAIVDAVKAYATMGEIMQVFEAEYGSYQETVSVA; this is translated from the coding sequence ATGTTCGACGACGACGACCTCGCGGAGATACGCGACGCCAAGGAGGAGTGGGAGGAGGAGACCCTCGACCCGGTCCTCGACGCCTACGGCGAGCGACGGGACAGGTTCGCCACGGTCTCGAACCTCGAAGTCGACCGGCTCTACACCCCCGAGGACGTCGCCGACCTCGACTACGAGGAGGACCTGGGCTTTCCCGGTGAGGACCCCTACACCCGCGGGGTCTACCCGACGATGTACCGCGGACGGACCTGGACGATGCGCCAGTTCGCGGGGTTCGGCACCGCCGAGGAGACCAACGAGCGGTTCCACTACCTCATCGACGAGGGCCAGACCGGCCTGTCGACCGCGTTCGACATGCCCAGCCTGATGGGCAAGGACAGCGACGACCCCCTCTCTGACGGCGAGGTCGGCAAGGAGGGCGTCGCGGTCGACACGCTCCGGGACATGGAGATCCTGTTCGACGGCATCGACCTCGGAGAGGTCTCGACCTCGTTCACCATCAACCCCTCCGCGCCGGTCATCTACGCGATGTACATCGCGCTGGCCGACCAGCAGGGGGTTCCCCGCGACGAGATCCGGGGTACCCTCCAGAACGACATGCTCAAGGAGTTCATCGCCCAGAAGGAGTGGGTGATCCCGCCGGAGCCCAGCCTCGACATCGTGACCGACACCGTCGAGTTCGCGGTCGAGGAGACTCCGAAGATAAAGCCGGTCTCCATCTCGGGCTACCACATCCGCGAGGCCGGGTCGACCGCGATCCAGGAATTGGCGTTCACCCTGGCGGACGGCTTCGCCTACGTCGAGGACGCGATGGACCGCGGGCTCGACGTCGACGAGTTCGCCCCCCAGCTCTCGTTCTTCTTCAACTCGCACAACTCCATCTTCGAGGAGGTCGCGAAGTTCCGCGCGGCCCGCCGTATCTACGCGAACGTCATGGACGAGTGGTACGGCGCCGAGGCCGAGGCCAGCAAGCAGCTCAAGTTCCACACCCAGACCGCCGGCCAGAGCCTCACGGCCCAGCAGCCGCTCAACAACGTGGTCCGGGTGACCATCCAGGCGCTCGCGGGCGTGCTCGGCGGCACCCAGAGCCTCCACACCAACAGCTTCGACGAGGCGCTGGCGCTGCCCTCCGAGGAGGCGGTCCGGGTCGCGCTCCGGACCCAGCAGATCATCGCCGACGAGTCGGGCGCGGCCGACATCGCCGACCCGCTGGGCGGGTCGTTCGCGGTCGAGAGCCTGACCGACGAGACCGAGGAGAAGGCGATGGCCTACATCGAGGAGATAAAGGAGATGGGCGACGGCTCGGTCCGCGACGGCGTGCTCGCGGGCATCGAGCAGGGGTACTTCCACCGCGAGATCCAGGACGCCTCCTACGAGTACCAGGAGCGCGTCGAGGAGGGCGAGGAGACGGTCGTCGGCGTCAACAAGTACGAGATCGAGGAGGACACCCGCCCCGACATCCTCACGGTCGACGAGGACGTCCAGGAGCGCCAGCTCGAGCGCCTCGCCCAGGTCAAGGCCGAGCGCGACGACGCCGCGGTCGAGGCCGCGCTCGACGACCTGGACGACGCCATCCAGAGCGACGAGAACGTGATGCCCGCCATCGTCGACGCCGTGAAGGCCTACGCCACGATGGGCGAGATCATGCAGGTGTTCGAGGCCGAGTACGGGAGCTACCAGGAGACCGTCAGCGTCGCCTGA
- the acs gene encoding acetate--CoA ligase, translated as MSEDTAELEARLEEQDEFEPPEEFVAQANVSDDSVYEEFEENWPGCWERAAELLDWETEYDTVLDDSNPPFYEWFTGGELNASANCLDRHLDERGDEAAIEWIGEPTDEENRTYTYEELHREVNEFAAALRDMGVGEDDVVTMYMPMIPELPIAMLACARIGAPHSVVFAGFSADALATRMESADSEYLVTANGYFRRGDPLDHFEKTREGLGGVSHEVSDVVVVDRLAEHGHGYDLEDGEHYYADLVAEQEGAEVEPVSRDAEDMLFLMYTSGTTGQPKGVKHTTGGYLAWTAWTSQAVLDVKPDDTYFCSADIGWITGHSYIVYGPLALGTTSVMYEGTPDHPDRDRLWEIIEDYEVNQLYTAPTAIRAFMKWGSDFPDRHDLSSLRLLGTVGEPINPRAWKWYYTNIGNEECPIVDTWWQTETGGMMVTTLPGVKTMKPGSAGPPLPGVDAQVIDANGDEVEAGQAGYLTVQKPWPGMLRTLYKNDERYIDEYWAEYSDTDSDDPDDWVYFPEDGAKIDDDGYITVLGRVDDVLNVSGHRLGTMEIESAIVGVEGVAEAAVVGGEHDVKGEAVYAYVITEDGYEGDDEMRDRIVEGVEDAIGPIARPEAVVFTPELPKTRSGKIMRRLLEDIANGDELGNTSTLRNPDVVEDIQRKVAGD; from the coding sequence ATGTCAGAAGATACCGCCGAACTCGAAGCGCGGCTCGAAGAGCAGGACGAGTTCGAGCCGCCCGAGGAGTTCGTCGCCCAGGCGAACGTCTCCGACGACTCCGTCTACGAGGAGTTCGAGGAGAACTGGCCCGGGTGCTGGGAGCGGGCGGCCGAGCTCCTCGACTGGGAGACCGAGTACGACACGGTGCTGGACGACTCGAACCCGCCGTTCTACGAGTGGTTCACCGGCGGCGAACTCAACGCTTCGGCGAACTGCCTGGACAGGCATCTGGACGAGCGGGGCGACGAGGCCGCCATCGAGTGGATCGGCGAACCCACCGACGAGGAGAACCGGACCTACACCTACGAGGAACTGCACCGCGAGGTAAACGAATTCGCAGCCGCGCTCCGGGATATGGGCGTCGGCGAGGACGACGTCGTCACCATGTACATGCCGATGATCCCCGAGCTTCCAATCGCCATGCTGGCGTGCGCTCGCATCGGGGCACCCCACTCGGTGGTCTTCGCGGGCTTCTCCGCCGACGCCCTCGCAACCCGGATGGAGAGCGCGGACTCGGAGTACCTCGTCACCGCCAACGGCTACTTCCGGCGGGGCGACCCCCTCGACCACTTCGAGAAGACCCGCGAGGGGCTCGGCGGCGTGAGCCACGAGGTGAGCGACGTGGTGGTCGTCGACCGCCTCGCCGAGCACGGCCACGGCTACGACCTCGAGGACGGCGAGCACTACTACGCCGACCTCGTGGCCGAGCAGGAGGGCGCGGAGGTCGAGCCGGTGTCGCGGGACGCCGAGGACATGCTGTTCCTGATGTACACCTCGGGGACGACGGGCCAACCCAAGGGCGTCAAGCACACCACCGGGGGCTACCTCGCCTGGACCGCCTGGACCTCCCAGGCGGTGCTGGACGTCAAGCCCGATGACACGTACTTCTGCTCGGCCGACATCGGCTGGATCACCGGCCACTCCTACATCGTCTACGGACCCCTCGCGCTCGGCACCACCTCGGTGATGTACGAGGGCACGCCGGACCACCCCGACCGCGACCGGCTGTGGGAGATCATCGAGGACTACGAGGTGAACCAGCTCTACACCGCGCCCACGGCCATCCGGGCGTTCATGAAGTGGGGCAGCGACTTCCCCGACCGCCACGACCTCTCGAGCCTCCGGCTGCTCGGGACGGTCGGCGAGCCCATCAACCCCCGCGCCTGGAAGTGGTACTACACCAACATCGGGAACGAGGAGTGTCCCATCGTGGACACCTGGTGGCAGACCGAGACCGGCGGCATGATGGTCACCACCCTGCCCGGTGTCAAGACGATGAAGCCAGGCTCCGCGGGCCCGCCGCTGCCCGGCGTCGACGCGCAGGTCATCGACGCGAACGGCGACGAGGTGGAGGCCGGGCAAGCGGGCTACCTCACGGTCCAGAAGCCGTGGCCGGGGATGCTCCGGACCCTCTACAAGAACGACGAGCGCTACATCGACGAGTACTGGGCGGAGTACTCGGATACGGACAGCGACGATCCCGACGACTGGGTGTACTTCCCCGAGGACGGCGCCAAGATCGACGACGACGGCTACATCACGGTGCTGGGCCGGGTCGACGACGTCCTCAACGTTTCGGGCCATCGCCTCGGGACGATGGAGATCGAGAGCGCTATCGTCGGCGTCGAGGGCGTCGCCGAGGCCGCCGTCGTCGGCGGTGAACACGACGTGAAAGGCGAAGCAGTCTACGCGTACGTCATCACGGAGGACGGCTACGAGGGCGACGACGAGATGCGCGACCGCATCGTCGAGGGCGTCGAGGACGCCATCGGGCCGATCGCGCGGCCCGAGGCAGTCGTCTTCACGCCGGAGCTCCCGAAGACCCGCTCCGGGAAGATCATGCGCCGACTGCTCGAGGACATCGCCAACGGCGACGAACTCGGCAACACCTCCACCCTGCGCAACCCCGACGTGGTCGAGGACATCCAGCGGAAGGTCGCAGGCGACTGA
- a CDS encoding long-chain-fatty-acid--CoA ligase, which yields MHKPLLVTDFLDRARTHYGDQEAVVATTGERYTYDEFGDRVDRLAAALADRGIEKGDRVAVLDPNTHYQLEAAYAAFQLGAVHTPLNYRLTPDDYEYILNDAGVDAVVADYEYAEKIEAVRDEVPTEVFVSNDAEATEGDWEEFDAVVADADPDGFTRPEMSEDEVVTINYTSGTTGDPKGVMRTHRTETLHAYVLSVHQEIYDDDVYLWTLPMFHVNGWGHIYAVTGMGATHVCTRGVDAADIVETVRSEDVSFLCGAPTVLNMLIDYYEENGEPEMTGDSDVRVTTAGSAPPEATIRAVEDEFGWYLKHLYGLTETGPLITMSDARRLLDADDDGRFALKKRQGMGVLGTEVAVVDDDGADVPRDDSTIGEIVVRGNQVMEGYWEKPEATEEAFNEKREGWFHTGDLASVDEHGMVAIKDRKKDIIVSGGENISSIEIEDTLFDHDDVSDVAVIPAPSERWGEEPKAFVVPASGDPEDPGVTEQEIREFTKEHMASYKAVKRVEFVAELPSTATGKIQKYELREREWDDEDRMVGEG from the coding sequence ATGCACAAACCGCTGCTCGTGACCGACTTCCTCGACAGAGCCCGGACCCACTACGGCGACCAGGAGGCGGTCGTCGCCACGACCGGCGAGCGCTACACCTACGACGAGTTCGGCGACCGGGTCGACCGGCTCGCGGCCGCGCTGGCCGACCGGGGCATCGAGAAGGGCGACCGGGTCGCGGTGCTCGACCCCAACACCCACTACCAACTCGAAGCCGCGTACGCCGCCTTCCAGCTCGGCGCGGTCCACACCCCACTGAACTACCGGCTCACGCCCGACGACTACGAGTACATCCTGAACGACGCCGGCGTGGACGCGGTCGTCGCCGACTACGAGTACGCCGAGAAGATCGAGGCCGTCCGCGACGAGGTGCCCACCGAGGTCTTCGTCAGCAACGACGCCGAGGCGACCGAGGGCGACTGGGAGGAGTTCGACGCGGTGGTCGCCGACGCCGACCCCGACGGGTTCACCCGGCCCGAGATGTCCGAGGACGAGGTCGTCACCATCAACTACACCTCCGGCACAACGGGCGACCCGAAGGGCGTGATGCGGACCCACCGGACCGAGACGCTCCACGCCTACGTGCTCTCGGTCCACCAGGAGATCTACGACGACGACGTCTACCTCTGGACCCTGCCGATGTTCCACGTCAACGGCTGGGGTCACATCTACGCCGTCACCGGGATGGGCGCCACGCACGTCTGCACGCGCGGCGTCGACGCGGCCGACATCGTCGAGACGGTGCGGTCCGAGGACGTCTCGTTCCTCTGCGGCGCGCCGACCGTGCTCAACATGCTCATCGACTACTACGAGGAGAACGGCGAGCCCGAGATGACCGGCGACAGCGACGTCCGGGTGACCACCGCGGGGTCGGCGCCGCCCGAGGCGACCATCCGCGCGGTCGAGGACGAGTTCGGCTGGTACCTCAAGCACCTCTACGGCCTGACCGAGACCGGGCCGCTCATCACCATGTCGGACGCCCGCCGGCTGCTCGACGCCGACGACGACGGCCGGTTCGCGCTCAAGAAGCGCCAGGGGATGGGCGTGCTCGGCACCGAGGTCGCGGTCGTCGACGACGACGGCGCGGACGTCCCCCGCGACGACTCGACCATCGGCGAGATCGTGGTCCGGGGCAACCAGGTGATGGAGGGCTACTGGGAGAAGCCCGAGGCGACCGAGGAGGCGTTCAACGAGAAGCGCGAGGGCTGGTTCCACACCGGCGACCTCGCGAGCGTCGACGAGCACGGCATGGTAGCCATCAAGGACCGGAAGAAGGACATCATCGTCTCGGGCGGCGAGAACATCTCTAGCATCGAGATCGAGGACACGCTGTTCGACCACGACGACGTGAGCGACGTCGCGGTCATCCCGGCCCCGAGCGAGCGGTGGGGCGAGGAGCCCAAGGCGTTCGTCGTCCCGGCGTCGGGCGACCCCGAGGACCCGGGCGTGACCGAACAGGAGATCCGGGAGTTCACGAAGGAGCACATGGCCTCCTACAAGGCGGTCAAGCGCGTGGAGTTCGTCGCGGAACTGCCCTCGACCGCCACCGGGAAGATTCAGAAGTACGAGCTCCGCGAGCGGGAGTGGGACGACGAGGACCGAATGGTCGGCGAGGGGTAG
- a CDS encoding haloacid dehalogenase type II, whose protein sequence is MPEEEALCFDMYGTLCDTSSVTETLGEELDLTDKVVANVDELWRQKQLQYATESALMDDYRTFWEVTERALEYALEFHGLPVDRAAQERIIGAYEHLDPYLDAVGALERLGEAGATVVVLSNGNPEMLETLAENAGLTTHLDDVVSAHEVGTFKPDPAVYENAADRLDRSLGDCRLVSSNAWDVAGASQAGMSTAWVNRAREPAERIGGEADLTVESLADLAESL, encoded by the coding sequence ATGCCCGAAGAAGAGGCGCTCTGCTTCGACATGTACGGGACGCTCTGCGACACGAGCAGTGTCACCGAGACGCTCGGCGAGGAGCTCGACCTGACCGACAAGGTGGTGGCGAACGTCGACGAGCTGTGGCGCCAGAAGCAGCTCCAGTACGCCACCGAGTCGGCGCTGATGGACGACTACCGGACGTTCTGGGAGGTGACCGAACGGGCGCTCGAGTACGCGCTGGAGTTCCACGGTCTCCCGGTCGACCGGGCGGCCCAGGAGCGAATCATCGGCGCCTACGAGCACCTCGACCCGTACCTCGACGCCGTCGGTGCGCTGGAGCGACTCGGCGAGGCCGGCGCGACCGTCGTCGTGCTCTCGAACGGTAACCCCGAGATGCTGGAGACGCTCGCGGAGAACGCGGGACTGACGACCCACCTCGACGACGTCGTCAGCGCTCACGAGGTCGGGACGTTCAAGCCCGACCCCGCGGTGTACGAGAACGCCGCCGACCGGCTCGACCGGTCGCTGGGCGACTGCCGACTCGTCTCCTCGAACGCGTGGGACGTCGCCGGTGCATCGCAGGCCGGCATGTCGACCGCGTGGGTGAACCGCGCCCGCGAACCCGCCGAACGCATCGGCGGCGAGGCCGACCTGACAGTCGAGTCGCTCGCCGACCTCGCCGAGTCGCTGTAG
- a CDS encoding substrate-binding protein, giving the protein MSRGNDTDVTRRDVVKMAGATGIAGVAGVAGSASAQEYPPIGNYPIQGNPTFGFTVPQSGPYSSEGQDELRAYELAVEHLNNGGGWVDSWDGLSGNGVLDQQIEFVSGDTATDADTARQTARRMIQRDQAIMLSGGSSSAVAIAIQELCQRERVQYQCCLTHSNETTGSNCVRYSFREMFNAYMTAQALVPPVTNEYGQNNNFYQLYADYSWGQTQQASMSQFFSEAGWNEIQSVATPLGTKDFSSYLSQVPRQRTDVLFLNHYGLDGANSLSQAIDMGLDEDMEIVVPLYNRPMAQAAGGAIGGIFGTVAWDSQIDNQPSNDFTQTFREKYERIPSGPAQLAYAQTLQYAAAVERAGTFYPPEVIKQLEGYQYNNFGMGQETMRKCDHQAQRAVPVVKGLPQSEQQQGQFFEIVNLTPADQLGYGCDEGPAAECDLGPYE; this is encoded by the coding sequence ATGTCACGGGGAAATGACACTGATGTGACGCGGAGAGACGTCGTCAAGATGGCCGGAGCGACCGGTATCGCGGGGGTCGCCGGGGTCGCCGGAAGCGCGAGCGCACAGGAGTATCCGCCGATTGGGAACTACCCGATTCAGGGCAACCCGACGTTCGGGTTCACGGTGCCCCAGTCGGGACCGTACTCCTCGGAGGGACAGGACGAGCTCCGGGCGTACGAGTTGGCCGTCGAACACCTGAACAACGGTGGCGGCTGGGTCGACAGCTGGGACGGCCTCTCTGGGAACGGCGTGCTGGACCAGCAGATCGAGTTCGTGAGCGGCGACACCGCGACCGACGCCGACACGGCCCGCCAGACCGCGCGCCGGATGATCCAGCGCGACCAGGCGATCATGCTCTCGGGCGGGTCCTCGAGCGCGGTCGCCATCGCCATCCAGGAGCTGTGCCAGCGCGAGCGGGTCCAGTACCAGTGCTGTCTGACCCACTCGAACGAGACCACGGGCTCGAACTGCGTCCGGTACTCCTTCCGGGAGATGTTCAACGCCTACATGACGGCGCAGGCGCTGGTGCCGCCGGTGACGAACGAGTACGGCCAGAACAACAACTTCTACCAGCTGTACGCTGACTACAGCTGGGGCCAGACCCAGCAGGCCTCGATGAGCCAGTTCTTCTCCGAGGCGGGCTGGAACGAGATACAGAGCGTGGCCACGCCGCTCGGGACGAAGGACTTCTCGTCGTACCTCTCGCAGGTGCCCCGGCAGCGGACCGACGTGTTGTTCCTCAACCACTACGGGCTCGACGGCGCGAACTCGCTGAGTCAGGCGATCGACATGGGGCTCGACGAGGACATGGAGATCGTCGTGCCGCTGTACAACCGGCCGATGGCCCAGGCCGCCGGCGGCGCCATCGGGGGCATCTTCGGGACCGTCGCCTGGGACTCCCAGATCGACAACCAGCCCTCGAACGACTTCACGCAGACGTTCCGGGAGAAGTACGAGCGCATCCCGTCGGGACCGGCCCAGCTCGCGTACGCCCAGACGCTCCAGTACGCCGCGGCGGTCGAGCGGGCGGGCACCTTCTACCCGCCGGAAGTCATCAAGCAACTGGAAGGGTACCAGTACAACAACTTCGGCATGGGGCAGGAGACGATGCGTAAGTGCGACCACCAGGCTCAGCGCGCGGTGCCGGTCGTCAAGGGGCTGCCCCAGAGCGAACAGCAGCAGGGGCAGTTCTTCGAGATCGTCAACCTCACGCCGGCCGACCAGCTCGGGTACGGCTGCGACGAAGGGCCCGCCGCGGAGTGCGACCTGGGCCCCTACGAGTAG
- a CDS encoding substrate-binding protein: protein MPQANGGPTRRDVVKAASATGAASIASIAGCLGGGGGGGSEDYPALGNYPVEGDTVMLGFNVPQSGPYSSEGKDELRAYKLAVKHLNNGGGWVDGWSDLSADGVLGKTVDYVTGDTATDADTARQSARRMIQRDNVQMVSGGSSSAVAIAVQELCQQEKVMFMACLTHSNDTTGKNCVRYGFREMFNAYMTGQALAPVVTEEYGDDLEFYQLYADYSWGKTQQASMKKFFEEAGWSEVDSVPTPLGTKDYQSYLSEARNSGADAIFLNHYGLDGANSLGGAIDMGLDEDMEIVMPLYNRPMAQAAGGAIEGIYGTVAWDAQIDNEPSNSFTKAFGDEYSGRVPSGPAQLAYAQTLQWAAAAERAGTFYPPEIIKQLEGRSYNNLGMGKETMRKCDHQAQRAVPVVKGLPGSEQGSGQFFDLVNLTSRSELGYGCDEGPAGECELGSYE from the coding sequence ATGCCACAAGCTAACGGTGGCCCTACGCGACGCGATGTCGTGAAGGCAGCGAGCGCGACGGGCGCGGCGAGTATCGCTTCGATCGCGGGATGCCTCGGCGGTGGCGGAGGCGGCGGATCGGAAGACTACCCCGCGCTGGGGAACTACCCCGTCGAGGGCGACACGGTGATGCTGGGGTTCAACGTCCCGCAGTCTGGTCCCTACTCCTCGGAGGGGAAGGACGAGCTCCGGGCGTACAAGCTCGCCGTGAAGCACCTGAACAACGGCGGCGGCTGGGTCGACGGCTGGAGCGACCTCTCGGCCGACGGCGTGCTCGGCAAGACGGTCGACTACGTGACCGGCGACACCGCGACCGACGCCGACACCGCCCGGCAGTCCGCCCGCCGGATGATCCAGCGTGACAACGTCCAGATGGTCTCCGGCGGGTCGTCGAGCGCGGTCGCCATCGCGGTCCAGGAGCTGTGCCAGCAGGAGAAGGTCATGTTCATGGCGTGCCTGACCCACTCGAACGACACCACGGGCAAGAACTGCGTCCGGTACGGCTTCCGGGAGATGTTCAACGCCTACATGACCGGCCAGGCGCTCGCGCCGGTCGTCACCGAGGAGTACGGCGACGACCTCGAGTTCTACCAGCTGTACGCCGACTACAGCTGGGGGAAGACCCAGCAGGCCTCGATGAAGAAGTTCTTCGAGGAGGCCGGCTGGTCGGAGGTCGACAGCGTGCCCACGCCGCTGGGTACCAAGGACTACCAGTCGTACCTCTCGGAGGCCCGGAACTCGGGTGCCGACGCCATCTTCCTCAACCACTACGGGCTCGACGGCGCGAACTCGCTGGGCGGGGCCATCGACATGGGGCTCGACGAGGACATGGAGATCGTGATGCCGCTGTACAACCGGCCGATGGCCCAGGCCGCCGGCGGCGCCATCGAGGGTATCTACGGCACGGTCGCGTGGGACGCCCAGATCGACAACGAGCCGTCGAACAGCTTCACCAAGGCGTTCGGCGACGAGTACAGCGGTCGGGTCCCGTCGGGGCCGGCCCAGCTGGCGTACGCCCAGACCCTCCAGTGGGCCGCGGCGGCCGAGCGGGCGGGGACGTTCTACCCGCCGGAGATCATCAAGCAGCTCGAGGGTCGGAGCTACAACAACCTCGGGATGGGCAAGGAGACGATGCGCAAGTGCGACCACCAGGCCCAGCGCGCGGTCCCGGTCGTCAAGGGCCTCCCGGGGTCCGAGCAGGGCTCGGGGCAGTTCTTCGACCTGGTCAACCTCACCTCGCGGAGCGAACTCGGCTACGGTTGCGACGAAGGGCCGGCCGGAGAGTGCGAACTCGGTTCGTACGAATAG